One genomic segment of [Phormidium] sp. ETS-05 includes these proteins:
- a CDS encoding TMEM165/GDT1 family protein, translated as MDWQLLGLSFITVFLAELGDKSQLAAIALGGSSRHPRAVFLGTAAALIFASFLGVIVGGGTAMLLPSRLVKAIAAGGFLFMAVRLLWPTSDSADEES; from the coding sequence ATGGACTGGCAACTTTTGGGACTGAGTTTTATTACCGTGTTTCTGGCGGAGTTGGGAGATAAGAGCCAATTGGCTGCGATCGCCCTTGGGGGCAGTTCCCGCCACCCCCGCGCCGTATTTCTGGGCACCGCAGCGGCCCTCATCTTCGCCAGTTTCCTCGGCGTCATCGTGGGAGGCGGAACGGCGATGCTGCTACCGTCACGGTTGGTCAAGGCGATCGCCGCTGGCGGATTTTTATTTATGGCAGTCCGCCTCCTCTGGCCAACCTCTGATAGCGCCGACGAGGAATCATAA
- a CDS encoding TMEM165/GDT1 family protein has protein sequence MEPEHTTSQKTPVKTDSRSPMATSSELSSLESPASGVPESPRGGEKPSYEAWTVFASTFGTIFLCELGDKTQVATLLMSAESQEPWVVFAGAAAALVATSLLGVLVGQWLASRVSPKTLERAAAVVLLFIAASLFWDVLA, from the coding sequence ATGGAACCAGAACACACAACCAGCCAAAAAACCCCAGTGAAAACCGATTCTCGATCGCCAATGGCAACCTCCTCCGAACTTTCCTCCCTAGAGTCTCCCGCTTCCGGAGTCCCAGAGTCCCCCCGAGGCGGGGAAAAACCCAGCTATGAAGCCTGGACCGTGTTTGCCTCGACTTTCGGCACCATCTTTTTATGCGAGTTGGGAGATAAAACCCAAGTCGCTACCCTACTGATGAGCGCCGAGTCCCAAGAACCTTGGGTGGTGTTTGCTGGCGCGGCGGCGGCTTTAGTGGCTACCAGCTTGCTGGGAGTTTTGGTGGGCCAGTGGTTGGCCAGTCGTGTCTCGCCCAAAACCTTGGAACGAGCTGCCGCTGTGGTGTTGCTGTTCATCGCCGCCAGTCTGTTTTGGGATGTGCTGGCTTGA
- the psb30 gene encoding photosystem II reaction center protein Ycf12/Psb30 — translation MDFVMNLFGNLNFEVIFQLTFVSLIMIAGPIVIFLLALRGGNM, via the coding sequence ATGGACTTTGTAATGAATCTTTTCGGAAACCTGAACTTTGAAGTGATTTTTCAGCTCACCTTTGTGTCTTTGATTATGATTGCCGGTCCGATCGTCATCTTTTTGCTGGCCCTGCGCGGCGGCAACATGTAA
- a CDS encoding NB-ARC domain-containing protein gives MNLKEVLKLADELVFAKTGQHLDDLQEAIVRGTIQDEKYTTIAEESHCNESYVRDVGSKLWQLLSDGLNEEVSKTNFRATMERLQVSIISHLEPHNNQIGSFSICGDTPHPANIPNSTPTEQTSNPQPPPKYQDLSQMPELGDFYGRTTELQTLHNWILQQRCRLIALTGVSGIGKTTLAVQLVQQIKDEFEYVIWCSLETSPPFAEFQAELIKFFSQSETPDLSATSQKSSPIIKYLQKHRCLVVLDDVHRLFSSGELAGKYLPKTEEYRSLFKQIEKLSHQSCFLLIGWEQPRELPQGKSKTAPLCTLQLGGLDGGAVRELLTGHGLAEIGDWETLLDCYQGNPFWLKTVANQILEVAEELTDCLPEDIILLPEEVKDSLQQQWERLSAIEKRLMFLLAKSNQPVSLANLLGNGIISAADLGNVLQYLGRRGLIEKREGFYSLSPVIKQYVKGLSGN, from the coding sequence ATGAATCTTAAGGAAGTGTTAAAACTCGCAGACGAACTGGTGTTTGCTAAGACGGGTCAACACCTTGATGACTTGCAAGAGGCGATCGTGCGGGGGACCATACAAGACGAGAAATACACAACCATTGCCGAGGAGTCTCACTGTAACGAGAGTTATGTCAGGGATGTTGGCTCAAAGTTATGGCAGTTACTTTCCGATGGATTAAACGAAGAGGTTAGTAAAACAAATTTTCGTGCAACGATGGAAAGGTTGCAAGTTTCGATCATTTCACACTTGGAACCGCATAATAATCAAATTGGTAGTTTCAGCATCTGTGGAGACACGCCACACCCAGCCAATATCCCCAACTCCACCCCAACTGAGCAAACATCCAACCCCCAACCACCGCCAAAATATCAAGATTTAAGCCAGATGCCAGAGTTGGGGGATTTTTATGGACGCACCACCGAACTGCAAACCCTCCATAACTGGATTTTACAACAACGCTGTCGCCTAATCGCCCTCACCGGTGTCAGCGGTATCGGTAAAACCACCTTAGCCGTGCAACTGGTACAACAAATAAAAGATGAGTTTGAATATGTCATCTGGTGCAGTCTAGAGACATCCCCGCCTTTTGCAGAATTTCAAGCTGAACTAATCAAATTTTTCTCCCAGTCAGAAACGCCAGATTTATCCGCAACCAGCCAAAAATCCTCCCCAATTATCAAGTATTTGCAAAAGCATCGCTGTTTAGTGGTCTTAGATGACGTTCACCGCCTTTTCAGTAGCGGCGAATTGGCTGGGAAGTATCTACCCAAAACCGAAGAATATCGCTCCTTATTTAAACAAATAGAAAAATTATCCCATCAAAGTTGCTTTCTGTTAATTGGTTGGGAACAACCCAGAGAATTGCCTCAAGGTAAAAGCAAAACGGCTCCTCTTTGTACCTTACAGCTTGGTGGTTTAGACGGGGGTGCGGTTCGGGAATTACTCACGGGTCATGGTTTAGCAGAAATCGGCGACTGGGAAACTTTGCTTGACTGCTACCAAGGCAATCCCTTTTGGTTAAAAACTGTTGCTAATCAGATTTTAGAAGTAGCGGAAGAGTTGACAGATTGCTTGCCAGAGGATATTATATTGCTGCCAGAAGAAGTGAAAGATAGTTTGCAGCAGCAGTGGGAGCGGTTATCAGCCATAGAAAAACGATTGATGTTTTTATTAGCGAAATCAAATCAGCCAGTTAGTTTGGCAAATTTGCTGGGAAATGGCATTATCTCTGCCGCAGATTTAGGCAATGTGCTGCAATATCTTGGGCGACGAGGTTTAATTGAAAAAAGAGAAGGTTTTTATAGTTTGTCGCCGGTGATTAAGCAGTATGTTAAAGGTTTATCAGGAAATTAA
- a CDS encoding radical SAM protein: MKTQSSLYKKSEYVRVLGDNDRFLIYHSLFNNPLGTNSTIIEMLEMLSTPMTFSQLSELYEGDLEEVFSLLVARHFIVSGDQDDREVLAALHQNFLNQFQAGKNLSRLELAISNSCNFGCQHCMHFLNNEVPSRIAPSLHMSAKTAKESIDIFVDMVKKSGNNLVRVHFGNGEPLMNWATLVFALEYCDSIEDISFSYAINTNLSLLDQNKAEVLKKYNVKISTSLDGVKDGNDAIRVDRNGMGTFEVIMSKIQLLKSIGHPIDGFTVTVTDKNFHLIDQSIIDLAKEIGVKDVAMDFDLVRSIGITTESCVDKIIFLRRYANQKGLNFYGTWETPYRNLMSNSWVDAPHAFCPAMEGKTIEFNVDGTLKSCGHTNTIVGSSKNFED; the protein is encoded by the coding sequence ATGAAAACTCAATCATCTTTGTACAAAAAGTCTGAATACGTGCGCGTTCTAGGTGATAACGATAGGTTCTTGATCTATCATTCACTTTTCAACAATCCGCTCGGAACGAACAGCACGATCATTGAAATGCTTGAAATGCTTTCAACTCCAATGACCTTTAGTCAACTGTCAGAGCTTTATGAGGGTGATTTAGAAGAGGTTTTCTCTCTTCTAGTTGCGAGGCATTTTATTGTGTCTGGCGACCAAGATGACAGAGAAGTTCTTGCCGCATTGCATCAAAATTTTTTGAATCAGTTCCAAGCAGGCAAAAATCTTTCAAGGCTAGAACTGGCCATTAGCAATTCTTGTAATTTTGGCTGTCAGCATTGTATGCACTTTCTAAATAATGAAGTGCCCTCTCGAATAGCCCCTTCTCTGCACATGAGTGCTAAAACAGCCAAAGAAAGTATCGATATTTTTGTCGATATGGTCAAAAAAAGTGGTAATAATTTGGTTAGGGTACACTTTGGTAACGGTGAACCATTGATGAACTGGGCGACACTCGTCTTTGCCTTAGAGTATTGTGACTCAATTGAAGATATTAGTTTTTCTTATGCTATCAACACTAATCTTAGTCTTCTTGACCAAAATAAAGCTGAGGTTTTAAAAAAATATAACGTCAAAATTTCCACATCGCTGGATGGCGTAAAAGATGGTAATGACGCTATTAGAGTAGATCGAAATGGAATGGGTACTTTTGAAGTCATTATGAGCAAAATTCAGCTTCTTAAATCAATCGGTCATCCCATCGATGGATTTACTGTGACTGTGACAGACAAAAATTTTCATTTAATAGATCAAAGCATTATCGATCTTGCAAAAGAGATTGGAGTCAAAGACGTAGCGATGGATTTTGACTTGGTTCGCTCGATTGGTATCACCACAGAATCTTGTGTTGATAAAATTATATTTTTGCGGCGATATGCTAATCAAAAAGGCTTAAATTTTTATGGTACATGGGAGACTCCATATCGAAACTTGATGTCTAATTCTTGGGTAGATGCTCCTCATGCTTTCTGCCCCGCAATGGAAGGTAAAACTATTGAATTTAATGTTGATGGAACTCTGAAGAGCTGCGGTCACACTAATACTATAGTAGGCTCATCTAAAAATTTTGAAGATTGA
- a CDS encoding type II toxin-antitoxin system Phd/YefM family antitoxin, whose product MTEITTNELPQILQSLFIEVERTKKPLTVIHEGKPLVIIYPATTPDDRPAFGVMKGSGEILGDIIAPEPQPWEVLE is encoded by the coding sequence ATGACAGAAATTACTACCAATGAACTGCCCCAAATTCTCCAGAGTCTATTTATAGAAGTTGAACGCACTAAAAAACCCCTGACGGTCATCCATGAAGGCAAACCATTAGTGATTATCTATCCAGCCACTACCCCAGATGACCGCCCTGCTTTTGGGGTGATGAAGGGAAGCGGTGAAATTTTAGGAGATATAATCGCTCCTGAGCCTCAGCCCTGGGAGGTGTTAGAATGA
- a CDS encoding type II toxin-antitoxin system Phd/YefM family antitoxin, with amino-acid sequence MIILDTLSQTPKFNKLSYAPIMETVNIDYCKTNLSQILSRVQLGEEIIIANGDIPVAKLVPVRPASRLASLGQDKGKFIVPEDFNEPLPPEILAAFEGEVG; translated from the coding sequence ATGATTATTCTCGATACCCTAAGCCAAACACCAAAGTTCAATAAACTTAGTTATGCCCCCATTATGGAAACTGTAAATATCGATTACTGCAAAACGAATCTATCACAAATTTTGTCCCGTGTGCAACTGGGAGAAGAAATCATTATTGCCAACGGCGATATCCCAGTGGCGAAGCTGGTTCCGGTTCGTCCCGCATCTCGGCTAGCTAGTTTAGGGCAAGATAAAGGCAAATTTATCGTCCCAGAGGACTTTAACGAGCCTTTGCCACCAGAAATTTTGGCAGCATTTGAGGGGGAGGTAGGATGA
- a CDS encoding CopG family antitoxin yields MNSKAIHQSDSIQELANFWDSHDLTDFDSQLEEVTQPVFQRDAVLQIRLQPQEVEAVKKIALSRGIDSTELIREWVLTQLRTA; encoded by the coding sequence ATGAATAGTAAAGCAATTCACCAAAGTGACTCGATTCAAGAGTTAGCTAATTTCTGGGATAGTCACGATTTAACAGATTTTGACTCTCAGTTAGAAGAGGTAACACAACCAGTATTTCAGCGCGATGCTGTACTGCAAATTCGCTTGCAACCACAAGAGGTAGAAGCAGTAAAAAAAATCGCCTTATCAAGGGGCATTGATTCCACCGAATTAATTCGGGAATGGGTACTGACCCAGTTGCGGACTGCGTGA
- a CDS encoding flavoredoxin, with protein MQRIPNEALLVRGGRSRPEDIQRATGTHPSGITGISVECAVGLSIAELAAAIPHGQVGVTTVGEVRVLGGDVIRTSGRSSNHATLTGLTPEQVSFLLTPTIPNPARQSSR; from the coding sequence GTGCAAAGGATTCCTAACGAAGCCTTATTAGTTCGTGGTGGTCGCAGTCGTCCAGAAGACATTCAACGCGCTACAGGGACCCATCCTAGCGGGATTACGGGAATTTCTGTAGAATGTGCAGTAGGCTTGTCTATAGCCGAGCTAGCAGCGGCAATCCCTCATGGGCAAGTTGGTGTCACCACAGTAGGAGAAGTGCGCGTTTTAGGTGGAGATGTCATCCGGACTTCAGGGAGAAGTTCAAATCATGCCACTTTAACGGGCTTAACTCCAGAGCAAGTCAGCTTTCTGCTGACGCCAACTATTCCCAATCCAGCTCGGCAATCATCCCGATGA
- a CDS encoding DUF6887 family protein, whose translation MSKVNYGAMSDEELRRYFLKHREDKLALRAYLDRVADRPRHIITTADDPDFEAKIEAAVLQRLQATDSNGEATR comes from the coding sequence ATGAGTAAAGTTAACTATGGGGCGATGTCTGATGAGGAATTAAGACGATATTTCCTCAAACATCGTGAGGATAAGCTGGCGTTGAGAGCTTATTTGGATAGAGTGGCCGATCGTCCCCGTCATATCATCACCACCGCCGACGATCCGGACTTTGAGGCGAAAATTGAAGCTGCTGTTTTGCAACGCCTACAAGCAACAGATAGTAACGGTGAAGCCACCCGCTAA
- a CDS encoding cysteine desulfurase family protein has product MSYRPIYLDSHATTPVDERVMTAMMPYFMEYFGNSGSINHQYGWEAEAGIKQAREQIAAAINATPEEIVFTSGATEANNLAIKGIAEAYFQKGRHIITVQTEHNAVLHTCQYLESLGFEVTYLPVQSDGLVNLQQLDAAFRPDTILVSVMAGNNEIGVLQPIGAIGIMCREREVLFHTDAAQAIGKTPIDVEAMRIDLMSITAHKIYGPKGIGALYVRRRNPRVKLAPQMHGGGQERGMRAGTLFTPQIVGFGKAIELCTELMETESARLLALRERLWRQLSSIDDIYLNGHPTMRVAGNLNVSVAGVDGSALRLGLQSVVALSSGSACSTGKANPSHVLMALGRSEELSRASLRFGIGRFNTEEEIDKIAEATISTINSLRQATIKQPAMI; this is encoded by the coding sequence ATGTCTTACAGACCAATCTATCTGGACAGTCACGCCACAACACCGGTAGATGAGCGGGTAATGACCGCCATGATGCCTTACTTTATGGAATATTTCGGCAATTCCGGGAGTATTAACCATCAATATGGTTGGGAAGCCGAAGCGGGAATTAAACAGGCGCGGGAGCAAATCGCCGCCGCTATCAATGCCACACCAGAAGAGATTGTCTTTACCAGCGGCGCTACAGAAGCCAACAATTTGGCGATTAAAGGAATAGCCGAGGCTTATTTCCAAAAAGGTCGGCATATCATCACAGTACAAACGGAACATAATGCCGTCCTGCATACCTGCCAGTATCTGGAATCTTTGGGATTTGAGGTGACTTATCTCCCGGTGCAGTCCGATGGGTTGGTGAATTTGCAGCAATTAGATGCAGCCTTTCGTCCCGACACGATTTTAGTCTCGGTGATGGCGGGGAATAATGAGATAGGGGTGTTGCAACCTATTGGCGCGATCGGGATTATGTGTCGCGAACGAGAAGTATTATTTCACACCGACGCCGCCCAAGCCATAGGGAAAACACCGATCGACGTAGAAGCGATGCGCATCGATTTAATGTCCATAACCGCCCATAAAATCTATGGACCAAAAGGAATTGGAGCCTTATATGTGCGGCGGCGGAATCCTCGAGTGAAACTAGCTCCCCAAATGCACGGCGGCGGACAAGAAAGAGGCATGAGAGCGGGAACTCTCTTCACACCGCAAATTGTCGGATTTGGCAAGGCTATTGAATTATGTACCGAGCTAATGGAGACAGAATCAGCCCGTTTGTTGGCGTTACGAGAGCGATTGTGGCGGCAATTATCATCAATTGATGATATCTATCTCAACGGACATCCCACCATGAGAGTGGCGGGAAATCTGAATGTGAGTGTAGCGGGAGTAGATGGCTCAGCTTTGCGTCTGGGGTTACAGTCAGTAGTAGCCTTGTCTTCCGGTTCCGCCTGCAGTACCGGTAAAGCCAACCCCTCCCATGTGCTAATGGCTTTAGGAAGGTCAGAAGAGCTATCCCGCGCTAGTTTGCGATTTGGAATTGGGCGGTTTAATACCGAGGAAGAAATTGATAAAATAGCAGAAGCAACCATATCCACGATTAATTCTCTGCGCCAAGCTACAATCAAGCAACCGGCGATGATTTAA